A single region of the Aurantiacibacter sp. MUD11 genome encodes:
- a CDS encoding DUF885 domain-containing protein, which produces MNSSKFRLTTALATALLLAGCASSYAEAPATTAAAEAPVPASLGEFFEQYNQAQLAMSPQTKAYRGIRDEDYGSWNDRSEEAEDARDEMRDEWLQRMRDNYDFASLSPEDQLSYRLFEETAARSASLDPFEDYGWFFDQMNGEQSDIPAFLINTHAVQNADHARAYVERIAGIGPLLDTLAARSAGRADNGVMPPDWVYPYVLSDIRNILDAGMDNAVLADFRSEVAALELGDAEEAALVADAEAAWAQHAAPAYTRLLAEMERQQAMAPTDDGIWRFPQGAEYYDALLEYYTTTDLTADQIHNIGLREVERIHNEMRAIMAQVGFEGSLQDFFEFTRSDPRFYHTSREDYLAEVDAVMSAMEARLPDYFITLPEYELQVKPVEAFREQSAGKAFYQSPATDGSRPGTYYVNLYDLNAMSRNELEALAYHEGVPGHHLQRAIQTGLGELPPFRRYGGFTAYTEGWGLYSEELGKDMGFYTDPYSDFGRLQMELWRACRLVVDTGIHHKRWSREEAIAYLTENTPNPEGDIRKAIERYIVYPGQATAYMIGKLKIMELRERARTALGDDFDIREFHELVLANGPVPLSILEEQVDAWIAEEAE; this is translated from the coding sequence ATGAACTCTTCTAAATTTCGTCTAACCACTGCTCTTGCAACTGCCCTGCTCTTGGCGGGCTGTGCTTCCTCCTATGCCGAAGCGCCGGCGACGACTGCCGCGGCCGAAGCGCCGGTGCCCGCCAGTCTCGGCGAGTTTTTCGAGCAATATAACCAGGCGCAGCTTGCCATGTCGCCGCAGACCAAGGCCTATCGCGGGATTCGCGACGAGGATTACGGCAGCTGGAACGATCGCAGCGAGGAAGCGGAAGACGCGCGGGACGAGATGCGCGACGAATGGCTGCAGCGCATGCGCGACAATTACGATTTCGCCAGCCTCTCGCCGGAGGACCAGCTGTCCTACCGCCTGTTCGAGGAAACCGCGGCACGCTCCGCCTCGCTCGACCCGTTCGAGGATTACGGCTGGTTCTTCGACCAGATGAATGGCGAGCAGAGCGACATTCCCGCCTTCCTCATCAACACCCACGCCGTGCAGAACGCCGACCATGCGCGCGCCTATGTCGAGCGGATCGCCGGCATCGGGCCGCTGCTCGATACGCTGGCCGCCCGTTCCGCGGGGCGGGCGGACAATGGCGTGATGCCGCCCGACTGGGTCTATCCCTATGTCCTGTCCGACATCCGCAACATCCTCGATGCCGGCATGGACAATGCCGTGCTGGCGGATTTCCGCAGCGAGGTTGCGGCGCTCGAACTGGGCGATGCGGAGGAGGCTGCACTGGTGGCCGATGCCGAGGCGGCTTGGGCGCAGCACGCGGCGCCGGCCTACACGCGCCTGCTTGCCGAGATGGAGCGCCAGCAGGCAATGGCGCCCACCGACGATGGCATCTGGCGCTTCCCGCAGGGCGCGGAATACTACGATGCGCTGCTGGAATACTACACCACGACCGACCTGACCGCGGACCAGATCCACAACATCGGCTTGCGCGAAGTGGAGCGCATCCACAACGAGATGCGCGCGATCATGGCGCAGGTCGGCTTCGAGGGCAGCCTGCAGGATTTCTTCGAGTTCACCCGCAGCGACCCGCGTTTCTACCATACCAGCCGCGAGGACTACCTGGCGGAGGTCGACGCGGTGATGAGCGCGATGGAAGCGCGCCTGCCGGACTACTTCATCACGCTGCCGGAATACGAATTGCAGGTGAAGCCGGTGGAGGCCTTCCGCGAGCAGAGCGCGGGCAAGGCCTTTTACCAGTCGCCGGCCACCGACGGCTCGCGCCCCGGCACCTATTACGTCAATCTCTACGATCTGAACGCGATGAGCCGGAACGAGCTGGAGGCGCTGGCCTATCACGAAGGCGTGCCGGGCCACCACTTGCAGCGCGCCATCCAGACCGGGCTGGGCGAATTGCCGCCCTTCCGCCGCTATGGCGGCTTCACCGCCTATACCGAGGGCTGGGGCCTCTATTCGGAAGAGCTCGGCAAGGACATGGGCTTCTACACCGATCCCTATTCCGATTTCGGCCGCCTGCAGATGGAGCTGTGGCGCGCCTGCCGCCTGGTGGTCGACACCGGCATCCATCACAAGCGCTGGAGCCGGGAGGAGGCGATTGCCTATCTCACCGAGAATACGCCCAATCCCGAAGGCGACATCCGCAAGGCGATCGAGCGCTACATCGTCTATCCCGGCCAGGCCACGGCCTACATGATCGGCAAGCTGAAGATCATGGAGCTGCGCGAGCGTGCGCGCACCGCGCTGGGCGACGACTTCGACATTCGCGAATTCCACGAACTGGTGCTGGCCAATGGCCCGGTACCTTTGTCCATCTTGGAAGAGCAGGTGGATGCCTGGATTGCCGAGGAAGCCGAGTAG